A single region of the Sphaeramia orbicularis chromosome 6, fSphaOr1.1, whole genome shotgun sequence genome encodes:
- the LOC115421450 gene encoding diacylglycerol O-acyltransferase 1-like, producing MAQMRKRFSSVCSSSSAEDDSADLYDSVPDPAAEQDHPYAALLCVHQVQDSLLSSNSRFTAYRGILNWIIILLVLTHAHLFLENFIQHGFLIDVKKVLEHLLEENCNWPSVNLILAANVFTVAALLFERFQEKGKLSPVNSRRLHLLNLALLVLFPAAVIVHEPTISTGGALVSLWVYTVLGLKLYSYQETNSWYRQTVSIHADTCSDDSNLTLPDLYYFLVAPTLCYQRHFPRTSTVHINKLLHRTLEMVIVTQIMVGIVQQWIEPIFQRSEMSFTNMDILVRVEHLVGLVAPTHFLVLLFFFLCHSYLNFCAELLRFGDRHFYGDWWNATTLISLWENWNIPFHKWCHRHVYTRLLEKNIPSSQAELLVFLMSAALFEFVFALPLHSCRLWIFIMMLCELFVAVFLGGYFQGNYGNGLVWLCLLLGPPLAVTTYFHDHYVSFHHPSPSSSSSPPGHVFLQLR from the exons ATGGCCCAGATGAGGAAGAGGTTCTCGTCTGTGTGCTCATCTTCATCAGCTGAGGACGACAGTGCAGACCTGTATGACTCTGTCCCTGATCCAGCAGCTGAACAGGATCATCCATATGCAGCTCTGCTctg TGTCCACCAGGTCCAGGACTCGTTGCTCAGTTCCAACAGCAGATTCACCGCCTACAGAGGAATCCTCAACTGGATCATCATCCTACTG GTGTTGACTCATGCTCACTTGTTCCTGGAGAATTTTATACA ACATGGGTTTTTGATCGATGTCAAAAAGGTCCTGGAGCATCTTCTGGAGGAAAACTGTAACTGGCCGTCGGTGAACCTCATACTGG CTGCCAACGTGTTCACCGTCGCTGCTTTACTCTTTGAACGGTTTCAGGAAAAG GGTAAACTGTCCCCCGTCAACAGCAGACGTTTACACCTGTTAAACCTGGCGCTGCTCGTGCTTTTTCCTGCCGCTGTGATCGTACACGAACCCACAATATCAACAG GTGGGGCGTTGGTGTCTCTGTGGGTTTACACTGTTCTGGGGCTGAAGCTTTACTCATACCAGGAAACCAACAGCTGGTACAGACAGACTGTGTCCATCCACGCAG acacatGCAGTGATGACTCCAACCTAACGTTACCAG ATCTGTATTATTTCCTTGTGGCGCCGACGCTGTGTTACCAGAGACACTTCCCACGTACGTCCACTGTCCACATCAACAAACTGCTGCACAGGACGCTGGAGATG GTGATTGTTACACAGATCATGGTTGGAATCGTTCAGCAG TGGATCGAGCCCATCTTCCAGAGGTCAGAAATGTCATTCACA AACATGGACATCCTAGTCAGAGTGGAACATCTGGTGGGTCTAGTG GCACCGACCCATTTCCTggttctcctcttcttcttcctgtgtcatTCATACCTGAACTTCTGCGCTGAACTCCTGCGCTTCGGTGATCGTCATTTTTACGGAGACTGGTG GAACGCTACAACACTGATCTCTCTGTGGGAGAACTGGAATATTCCCTTTCACAAATGGTGTCACAG ACACGTCTACACCAGGCTGTTGGAGAAGAACATTCCGTCTTCGCAGGCAGAGTTACTGGTGTTTCTGATGTCGGCCGCTCTATTTGAG tttgtttttgctctGCCGCTGCACAGCTGTCGACTGTGGATCTTCATCATGATGTTGTGTGAG CTTTTCGTTGCCGTATTCCTTGGAGGTTATTTCCAGGGTAACTATGGTAACGGGTTGGTGTGGCTGTGCCTGCTGCTCGGTCCTCCTCTGGCTGTGACCACCTACTTCCACGACCACTACGTCAGCTTTCACCACccgtcaccatcatcatcatcatcaccacctggACACGTTTTCCTGCAGCTGCGTTGA